CACCGGCAAGGCCTTCGCGGCCGGGGTGCGGGCACTCGCGCAGGCCGTGATCGTGCTGGTCCTCGCCGCGCTCCTGGGCGTCGGACTGACCGCGAACCCGCTGAAGCTGGCCGGCGCGGCGCTCGCCGTGGTGCTCGGATCGGCGTTCTTCTGTTGTCTGTCGATCGTGATCGCCGGGCTCGTGCTGTCCCGCGAACGGCTGATGGGGATCGGGCAGGCGATCACGATGCCGTTGTTCTTCGGGTCGAACGCGCTCTACCCGGTGGATTTGATGCCCGGTTGGCTGCGCGTGCTCAGCCACGTCAACCCGCTCAGTTACGAAGTGGACGCCCTGCGGGGGCTGCTGATCGGCACCGCGAACCACGTATGGGTGGATTTCGGGGTGCTCGCCGGCTCCGCCGCCGTCGCCATCGCCGTCGCATCCGCCCTGCTCGGGCGGCTCGTGCGGTGAGTTTGCCCGATTCGGCCCCCGGGTAACCCGATGGGCACACATCATCGAATAGAGGGGACAGGCGACATGTCTTTCCCGGAAGATGCCCGCGTCCGGAAATCCGGAATGCAACCCGTCCAGGTGCTCGCCGCGCTGATCGGCCTGCTCTTCCTCGTGCTCGGCATCGCCGGGTTCCTGCGGACCGGCTTCAGCGGCTTCACCAGCAACGAGCACCAGACGATCGTGGGCTTCATGATCAACCCGCTGCACAATCTCGTGCACACGGTCATCGGCGTGCTCGGCCTGCTGTGCGCGGCGGCCTCGCCGTCTGCGCGGCTGTTCGGCTGGATCCTGTTCATCGGGTACGGCCTGGCGTCGGTCTGGGGCCTGATGATCACCGGCGTCATCTCGTCGAATCCGGTGTCCGGTCTGGGCAACCCGCTCAACCTGGACGCCGCCGACAACTGGCTGCACGTGCTGGCCGCCCTGCTGGGCCTGGTCATGGCGATCATGCCGGCGCGCAAGCGGGTGCACGTCGACGACAGCGAGGTGGACACCGCAGCGATGCGGCTGCCGATCACCGACGAGAACGTGCCGGGCAACGCGGACGTCCCGACCCGGCCGGTGCCGCAGCAGACCGCGGCGGAACCGCGGACCGGCCACCACCGCCCGTCGCGCTGGCGGATGCACCGGTCGGGCCGCACCGCGCACTGACCGTCGGGCAGACTGCCCCGCGTGAGCGGAACGGTGCTGGTGCTCGGCGGGCGCAGTGAGATCGGGCTCGCCGTCGCACGGAAACTCGTGGACGGCGGGCGGAAGTTCGTGCTGGCGGCCCGGCGCAGCGGCGACCTCGACTCCGAGGAAGCGTCGCTGCGCCGGGCCGGCGCTTCGGAAGTGGTCCGCGTCGAGTTCGACGCGGACGACGTGGCCAGGCACCGCGAGGTGCTCGACGGGATCGTCGCCGAGCACGGTCCACTCGAGACGGTCGTGGTGTCGTTCGGGATCCTGGGCGACCAGGAGCGGGCCGAACGAGACGCGGCGCACGCGATGGCCGTGATCCACACGGACTACGTCGCGCACGTGAGCATCCTGACCGAGCTGGCGAACCTGCTGCGCGCGCAGGGCAGCGGGCAGCTCGTGGTGTTCTCCTCGGTCGCCGGGGTGCGGGTGCGGCGAGCGAACTACGTGTACGGCTCGGCGAAGGCCGGGCTGGACGGGTTCGCGAGCGGCCTCGCCGACGCCCTGCACGGCAGCGGGGTGCGCCTGCTGCTGGTGCGCCCGGGTTTCGTCATCGGCCGCATGACCGAGGGCATGTCGCCCGCCCCGTTCTCCAGCACGCCGGAACAGGTCGCGACGGCGACGGTCCGGGCGCTGCGGCGGGGACGTGGCGAGGTGTGGGTGCCGCCGGTGCTGCGGCCGGTGTTCTTCCTGATGCGACTGCTGCCGCGCGCGATCTGGCGGCGGATGCCCCGCTGAACAGACCGAAGGCCACTCCCGCCGGGAGTGGCCTTCGCCGCGTCAGGGAGCGGTCAGCCGCCGAGGAGACCGCCGACCAGGCCGCCCACGGTGTCCAGCAGGCCGCCGTTCTTCTTGGTGGTCGGCTGAGTCGTGCCGGGCGAGCTGCTGGGCTGCTCCGAGGTCGGCTCGGTCGTGGTCTCCGGCGACGTGGTCGCCTCCGGGGACGTGGTCTGGGCGCTGCCGGAGCCGGTCGTCGTGCTCACGGCGGGCGCCGGGGCCGCCTGCGAGGTGGTCGGCGCCGCGGTCGTGCCACCGGCCGTCGACTGGCTGGTGCGCGCCTGGCTGCTCGCGCTGCTGGTCCCGTTCTTCGCGGCCGGCGTCTGGGACTGCGACGACGCGCTGCCCGACGGCGGCAGCTCGGCGCTGGTCGAGGTCGGGGTGCTGCTGGCGAGCAGTTGCTGCTGCGGAGCGGCGATCGTGCTGGTCGGCGTGTGGCCGGTGCTCGTGTCCGGGCCGCCACCCGCGCCGCCCGGCGCGGCGGCGTCGTGCAGCTGCCCGGTGGTCAGGGTGCTGACCGCGACCCCGGCCAGCGCCGCCACACCGGCGGCGAGGGCGCCGATGCGGCCCGCCTTGCGCTTGTCCCACCGGCTGCCCGGCTCGCTCTCGCGGCGCAGGATGCTGGCCGCCGGGATGCGCACGGTGGGCGCGTCGGCCATCTCCGGGGTGATGCCGGAGTCGTCGACGGGCTCCTTCGGCAGCTTGATCGCGGTGAACTCCTGCGTGACGCCTTCCCTGCGCAGCAACTCCGCGACGCTGATCCGCCGCGTCGTGGCACTCGGTCGAGTGTCTTTGTCGTCGCTCGTCACGCTGAACCTCTCCAAATCCGCTTACTGCCCGCGACATGATTACTGTTGTTATCAGTTCGTTGCTTCAGGTCGTGATCGAGGTCACAGCCATTAGGCCAAATGTCGTACACACCGTGACGAGTCGATGGCTGAGGCGACCCGATACTGTGAGCCGCATCGCGCAGTTCCGGAGGTGACAGCGTGGCGGGCCGCAACCCCTTGTCGTGGGTGAGCAGCGTGGCGGACTGGTTCGAGCAACGTGGCGTGTACGTGCCGGGCGAGGACAACCACACGGTCGACCCCTGGCGCGACTTCGGCTGGCTGATCGTCGCCTGGCTGGTCGGTTGCGGGACGTTCATCCTCTTCCTCGCGATGGCCGTGTGACCCGGCCGGGGTGAGCGCGATCACGGCTGGTGGCCCGCCGATCACGGATCGGCCACAGCCCGACACCAGGTCCGCGTCAACCCCGCGCCGTGACTCGCACCCGCCCGCGACTAGGGACAGAGTGGAGCGCGCCCGGCGGAAATACCTACCCCGAACGGACCAGCCGGCCGGGCAGCCGAAGATGTGAGGAAGTGGCCCCTGTGCGCACCCCGAGGCACGCGATGGCCGCTCTCGTCCTGGTGGCGGTGACCGCTTGCGGTGCGCCGGCGCAGGTCGAGGGCGGGTCGACGAGCACCGGCGGTGACGTCGCGATCCAGCAGGCGGTCCCCGCGCTGCACACGCTGGACTTCGGTGGCCAGTACCGGTTCGACGACGGGGTCGCGGTGTCGGTGTCCGCGCCGAAACCGTTCAAGCCCAGCAACAGCGCGTATCCGCGCAGCGACCGGGCGGTGGCGTTCGAGATCATCATCCGCAACGACGGCGACCAGCCGTACCGGCTGTCCGGGCTGAGCGTGTCGGCGACCGTCGGGGACGTCGCGTCGAAGCAGGTCGTGGACTCCACCCAGGGCTACAGCGGCATCGTCGACGCCGGCAAGGACGTGCAGCCCGGGCGCGACGTGCGCGTGAACCTGGCCTTCACCGCGCCACCGGAGCCGGCCGAGATGCGGCTGACGCTGCGCCCGACGGCGACCAGCCCGGTCATCGCCGTGTACTGCGGTCCGGCCTGACCGCCGCCCGGATACGCTCGGGGCATGACTGACCCGCAGCGGCTCACCGCCGGTGACAAGGCCCCCGACTTCACCCTTCCCGACAGCACGGGCAAGCAGGTCTCGCTGTCGGACTTCCGGGGCAGGCACGTCGTCGTCTACTTCTACCCGGCCGCGGGCACGCCGGGGTGCACCAAGCAGGCCTGCGACTTCCGGGACAACCTCGGTGACCTCGACGGCGCCGGGTACCAGGTGCTCGGCATCTCGCCGGACAAGCCGGAGAAGCTCGCGAAGTTCGCCGAAGCGGAGCAGCTGACGTTCCCGCTGCTGTCCGATCCGGACAAGACGGTGCTCACGGAGTGGGGCGCGTTCGGCGAGAAGAAGAACTACGGGCGCATCGTGCAGGGCGTGATCCGGTCGACGTTCGTGATCGACCCCGAGGGCACGATCGTGAAGGCGATGTACAACGTCCGGGCGACCGGCCACGTGGCCAAGCTGCTGAAGGACCTCAAGATCTCCGCCTGACCCCGCTTCCGGCGTGGGCGCAGTGCCGCCCGCGCCGGAACCGCGCTCACATCACCCGGCGGTAGGCCTCCACCAGCTGCTCCTCGGCGTCGTCGAGGTACGCGGCCAGCTGGCGCTCCGCCGTGAGGCCGTCGCCGGTGCGCAGCGTCTCCAGGATCTCCCGGTTGCGCTCCAGGTACGGCTCGTGGAACGGCTGCGGGTCGGCCATCACGTGGAACACCAGCCGCAGCTCGGCGAGCAGCCCGCGGACCAGCTCGTCGACCCGTGGGCTGCCGGCGAGCGTGATCAGCGCCTGGTGGAAGTGGATGTTCGCGGTGCCCAGCTCGCGCCAGGCCTGACGCTTCTTCGCGTCCTCCCCGTCGGCGACCGCGGCCTCGACGGCCTGCAGCTTGTCGCCCGGCGGGCTGGTGATCTCCCGCAGCACGGCGCACTGCACGAGCTTGCGCACCTTGTACAGGTCGATGACGTCCTCGACCGACAGGCGCCGCACGAAGACGCCCCGGTTCAGCTCGTGCACCAGCAGCTTCTCGTGGGTGAGCAGCCGGAACGCCTCCCGCAGGGTGTTCCGGGAGACGCCGAGCGCCCCGCCGATCGCCTCCTCGGAGAGCCGGCTGCCGGGCTCGAAGAAGCCCTCGGTGATGCGCCCCCGCAGGATGTCCGCCAGCCGTTCGGCCGTGCTGGTGCGGCCCAGCAACAGGCGGTCGGCTTCGAGCCCGGTGCTGAGGATCGAGCCCATGGACTCGGCGTCGGTGGTCACGCTGGGCCTCCGGTTTTTCAGGGGTCGGACCGTGTAACGGAAACTTAACCAGTCCATCGAAGGACGGTCCAACCTGCGACTTGTTCTACGAAAAGTCTATCCAGACGCTTCGAAGCGGTGTCGATGTTCCTCGAAAGTATTGACGGATCGTTCAACAATCCCTAACTTCATGACCTACCTCACTCCCCTTCGATGGATGGACACCGTGATGACCGCTTCGACTGAGCCCACGGACAAGCGCTCACTGCGCCGCGCGTTCGTGGCTAGCCTGTCCGGCACCACTCTGGAGTACTACGACTTCGCGGCCTACTCCGTGGCGGCCGCGACGCTGTTCGGCAAGCTGTTCTTCCCCTCGGGTGACAGCCTCGCCGGCACCATGGCGGCCTTCTCGACGTACGCCGTCGGTTACCTCGCCCGCCCGCTCGGTGGGTTCATCTTCGGCCGCCTCGGCGACAAGCTGGGCCGCAAGCAGGTCCTGGTGTTCACCCTCCTGCTGACCGGTATCGCCACCTTCCTCATCGGCGTCCTGCCCACCCACGCCGCGATCGGCGGCTGGGCCGCCGTGCTGCTCGTGGCGCTGCGGTTCGCGCAGGGTGTCGGTGTCGGTGGTGAATGGGGCGGCGCGGTACTGCTGTCCAGTGAGTTCGGCGATCCCAAGAAGCGCGGTTTCTGGGCCTCGGCAGCCCAGATCGGCCCGCCCGCGGGCAACCTGCTGGCCAACGGTGTGATCGCGCTGCTGGCCGCGGTGATGACCACCGCCGCGTTCGAGTCCTGGGGCTGGCGCATCGCGTTCCTGCTGTCCGGTGTCCTGGTGCTGTTCGGTCTGTGGCTGCGGATGAAGCTGGAGGAGACCCCGGTCTTCAAGAAGATCGCGGAGAGCGGCGAGAAGCCGAAGGCCCCGCTGAAGGAGGTCTTCACCCAGGAGCCGCGTGCCCTGATCGCCGGCATCCTGATCCGCATCTGCCCGGACGTCCTGTACTCGCTGTTCACGGTCTTCGTCCTCACCTACATGACCAGCGAGCTGGGCATGAGCCGCAGCCAGGGCCTGACCGCGGTCATGATCGGTTCGGCGTTCCAGCTGTTCCTGATGCCGGCCGCCGGTGCGCTCTCCGACCGCGTCAGCCGTCGCAAGCTCTACGCGATCGGCACCATCGCCGCCGGTGTCTGGCCGTTCCTGTTCTTCCCGCTGGCCGGCACCAAGTCCTACCTGGCGATCGCGGTCGGCATGGTCGTCGCGCTGGCGATCCACGCTCTGCTCTACGGCCCGCAGGCCGCGATGATCACCGAGCAGTTCTCCGAGCGCCTGCGTTACACGGGTAGCTCGCTGGCCTACACCCTCGCCGGTGTCGTCGGTGGCGCTGTCGCTCCGCTGATCTTCACCGCCCTGCTCGACGCGTACGACTCCTGGTTCGCCGTGGCGCTCTACGTCCTGGTGACCGCGATCGTCACCGGCATCGGTGTCGCCCTGAGCCGCCGGGCGCGCGAGGAGGAGCCGGTCGTCACCTCGGCCGACACGGTGGAAGTCGCACGATGAGCGCCCCCGCGACCACCGCCACCATCGACCTGAACTGCGACGTGGGCGAAGGGTTCGGCGCGTGGCGGATCGCCGATGACGAAGCCCTGCTGGACGTCGTGACCGGCGCCAACGTGGCCTGCGGCTTCCACGCCGGTGACCCCTCGACCATGCGGCACGTCTGCGAGGCGGCGGTGAAGCGCGGGGTCACCATCGGAGCCCACGTCGGGTACCGGGACCTGGCCGGGTTCGGCCGCCGGTTCCTCGACGTGGACCCCGTCGAACTGATCGACGAAATCCTCTACCAGCTGGGTGCGCTCGACGCACTGGCCGGCGCGTCGGGCGGCGAGATCGCCTACGTCAAGCCGCACGGCGCGCTGTACAACGCCATCGCCACGCACGAGAAGCAGGCGGGCGCGGTGGCCGAGGCGGTGTGGCAGTACGACCCGACGCTGCCCGTGCTCGGGCAGCCCGGGTCCCGGTGGCTGGCGCGTGCCGCCGAGGCCGGGCTGACCACCATCGCCGAGGCCTTCGCCGACCGCGGTTACTCGCCCGACGGGCGGCTCCTCCCCCGGCGCGAGCCGGGGGCGGTGCTGACCGACGCGGACGAGGTGGCGCGGCGGTGCGTCCGGCTGGTGCGGGACGGCGAGGTGGTGGCCGTGGACGGCACGGTCATCCCCCTCCAGGCGGGTTCGCTGTGCGTGCACAGCGACACCCCGGGCGCGGTGGAACTGGCCACCGCGGCCCGGGCCGCCCTGGTGTCGGCCGGGGTCGAGGTGCGGAGCTTCGCATGAACATCCGGCGATGCGGGGACCAGGCGCTGCTGGTCGACGTCGGGGACACCGGCGGGATCGACGCGGTGCTCGGCCTGTACTCCGCGCTGTCCGACCCTCGTCCCGACGGCGTGACGGAACTGGTGCCTGCGGCGCGCACCCTCCTGGTGCGCTTCGACCCGGCCGTGATCGGCACCGGTGAGCTGGTGGAGCTGCTGACGGGCACCGAACCGGTGCCCGCCCAGGCGATGCGCGGCGAACTGGTGGAAATCCCCGTGTACTACGACGGCGCCGACCTGGCCGAGGTCGGCAAGCACACCGGACTCGGCGCGGACGGCGTCGTCGAAATGCACACCGCCGCCGAGTACACGGTGGCGTTCGGCGGGTTCGCGCCCGGTTTCGGTTACCTGACCGGGCTGCACCCGAAACTGCACCTGCCGCGGCGGGCCACGCCGCGGACGCACGTGCCCGCCGGGGCGGTCG
The window above is part of the Amycolatopsis thermoflava N1165 genome. Proteins encoded here:
- a CDS encoding ABC transporter permease — translated: MSVPLAAPPAASADPGAVRRLLSRVGTMCLVELQKLRRDRAELLTRAIQPALWLLIFGETFTRLRAIPTGSTPYLDFLAPGILAQSALFIAIFYGIQIIWERDAGVLGKLLVTPTPRAALVTGKAFAAGVRALAQAVIVLVLAALLGVGLTANPLKLAGAALAVVLGSAFFCCLSIVIAGLVLSRERLMGIGQAITMPLFFGSNALYPVDLMPGWLRVLSHVNPLSYEVDALRGLLIGTANHVWVDFGVLAGSAAVAIAVASALLGRLVR
- a CDS encoding DUF4383 domain-containing protein: MQPVQVLAALIGLLFLVLGIAGFLRTGFSGFTSNEHQTIVGFMINPLHNLVHTVIGVLGLLCAAASPSARLFGWILFIGYGLASVWGLMITGVISSNPVSGLGNPLNLDAADNWLHVLAALLGLVMAIMPARKRVHVDDSEVDTAAMRLPITDENVPGNADVPTRPVPQQTAAEPRTGHHRPSRWRMHRSGRTAH
- a CDS encoding SDR family NAD(P)-dependent oxidoreductase — protein: MSGTVLVLGGRSEIGLAVARKLVDGGRKFVLAARRSGDLDSEEASLRRAGASEVVRVEFDADDVARHREVLDGIVAEHGPLETVVVSFGILGDQERAERDAAHAMAVIHTDYVAHVSILTELANLLRAQGSGQLVVFSSVAGVRVRRANYVYGSAKAGLDGFASGLADALHGSGVRLLLVRPGFVIGRMTEGMSPAPFSSTPEQVATATVRALRRGRGEVWVPPVLRPVFFLMRLLPRAIWRRMPR
- the bcp gene encoding thioredoxin-dependent thiol peroxidase produces the protein MTDPQRLTAGDKAPDFTLPDSTGKQVSLSDFRGRHVVVYFYPAAGTPGCTKQACDFRDNLGDLDGAGYQVLGISPDKPEKLAKFAEAEQLTFPLLSDPDKTVLTEWGAFGEKKNYGRIVQGVIRSTFVIDPEGTIVKAMYNVRATGHVAKLLKDLKISA
- a CDS encoding GntR family transcriptional regulator: MGSILSTGLEADRLLLGRTSTAERLADILRGRITEGFFEPGSRLSEEAIGGALGVSRNTLREAFRLLTHEKLLVHELNRGVFVRRLSVEDVIDLYKVRKLVQCAVLREITSPPGDKLQAVEAAVADGEDAKKRQAWRELGTANIHFHQALITLAGSPRVDELVRGLLAELRLVFHVMADPQPFHEPYLERNREILETLRTGDGLTAERQLAAYLDDAEEQLVEAYRRVM
- a CDS encoding MFS transporter, producing the protein MDTVMTASTEPTDKRSLRRAFVASLSGTTLEYYDFAAYSVAAATLFGKLFFPSGDSLAGTMAAFSTYAVGYLARPLGGFIFGRLGDKLGRKQVLVFTLLLTGIATFLIGVLPTHAAIGGWAAVLLVALRFAQGVGVGGEWGGAVLLSSEFGDPKKRGFWASAAQIGPPAGNLLANGVIALLAAVMTTAAFESWGWRIAFLLSGVLVLFGLWLRMKLEETPVFKKIAESGEKPKAPLKEVFTQEPRALIAGILIRICPDVLYSLFTVFVLTYMTSELGMSRSQGLTAVMIGSAFQLFLMPAAGALSDRVSRRKLYAIGTIAAGVWPFLFFPLAGTKSYLAIAVGMVVALAIHALLYGPQAAMITEQFSERLRYTGSSLAYTLAGVVGGAVAPLIFTALLDAYDSWFAVALYVLVTAIVTGIGVALSRRAREEEPVVTSADTVEVAR
- a CDS encoding LamB/YcsF family protein yields the protein MSAPATTATIDLNCDVGEGFGAWRIADDEALLDVVTGANVACGFHAGDPSTMRHVCEAAVKRGVTIGAHVGYRDLAGFGRRFLDVDPVELIDEILYQLGALDALAGASGGEIAYVKPHGALYNAIATHEKQAGAVAEAVWQYDPTLPVLGQPGSRWLARAAEAGLTTIAEAFADRGYSPDGRLLPRREPGAVLTDADEVARRCVRLVRDGEVVAVDGTVIPLQAGSLCVHSDTPGAVELATAARAALVSAGVEVRSFA
- the pxpB gene encoding 5-oxoprolinase subunit PxpB → MNIRRCGDQALLVDVGDTGGIDAVLGLYSALSDPRPDGVTELVPAARTLLVRFDPAVIGTGELVELLTGTEPVPAQAMRGELVEIPVYYDGADLAEVGKHTGLGADGVVEMHTAAEYTVAFGGFAPGFGYLTGLHPKLHLPRRATPRTHVPAGAVAIAGEFTGIYPRSSPGGWQLVGRTEVPLWDPARRPPALLRPGTRIRFREVR